In Streptomyces venezuelae, the sequence GGTCCCGGCCCCGTCCGCCGAGCCGGTTCCGGCCGCGGCCGCCCCACCCGTCCCGGCCGAGGTGTCCGCCGCCGGGCCCGCGCCGGCCCGGAGCTGGGTCGCCCTCGTCACCGTCCCGCCCTCGCTCGGCACGCTCCTCGGCATGGCCGGCGGGGACCGCACCCTGGTCCATCACCACCGCGAACGCGGCCCGGCCGGTGAGACCCTCCGGGACGCCGTGACCTACCTCAGTCCCGGGGTCGTCGCGCGGAGCCCGGAACTGGCGGCCCTGCGCAACCGGACGGCGGCGGCGACGGTCGCGACGGCCGCCCGCGCGCAGGACCTGACCCCCCTGCACCGCTGGCTCGACCGCGCCGCGGCGGGCGGCCGGGTGGCCGAGACGCTCACCATGACCCGCGTCACCCACCCCCAGGCCGCCGCCCCGGCCTGCGGCCTGACCGTACGCCGCACCCTGCACGACAGCTCCGGCCGCCTGCTGGCCGTCACCGACCTGGCCTTTCCCACCTGGGATCGCCTCACCTTCCACCGTGACCGCCGCGACCACGCGGTCACCGGCTTCCGCATCACGTGAGGACCGGACCCGCGGTGTGGTCTCGGCCACACCGCGGGCGGTGGCGCACCGGGCCCGGCAGCCGGTCGAGTTGCCGGACCCGAGCCCCAACTCCCCTCCGGGGGACCGGCGTGGCGGTCACCGCCGACCGGCGCCGCCCGTTCCGGCGTACGGACCCGCCCGTCGGGCCCGCGTACTC encodes:
- a CDS encoding GntR family transcriptional regulator; this encodes MPSPSRGGGPAATPKYQRIAAALRSDLDRAARTPGGRLPSERDLAARYQVNRQTVRAALQRLRDDGLVVTGRRGTRPAVPAPSAEPVPAAAAPPVPAEVSAAGPAPARSWVALVTVPPSLGTLLGMAGGDRTLVHHHRERGPAGETLRDAVTYLSPGVVARSPELAALRNRTAAATVATAARAQDLTPLHRWLDRAAAGGRVAETLTMTRVTHPQAAAPACGLTVRRTLHDSSGRLLAVTDLAFPTWDRLTFHRDRRDHAVTGFRIT